The sequence CAGGTGCTCGGCGACCGCCGCGAAGGCGCGCAACTGCGCGAACGTCGCCTGCTTCGGTCCCCTACTACTGACAGCCACTGATAGGTACCTCCGATCACCCGGCACAAGAGTAGCTATTTCTGTAATCAATGCGGCTGTGCCAGCATGTGAGATCCGTCCAACCCCCTTGGAAAGCCGCAATCGCCCCAAAAGGGCTGCGTCTTCCTGTCCGCAAGGAGAGCACGTGCTCACTGTCGGTGACAAGTTCCCCACCTACGATCTGACCGCCTGCGTCTCGCTCGAGGCCGGCAGCGAGTTCGCCCAGATCGACCACAAGACCTATGAGGGCAAGTGGCGCGTGGTGTTCTTCTGGCCGAAGGACTTCACCTTCGTCTGCCCGACCGAGATCGCCGCGTTCGGCAAGCTGAACGAGGAGTTCCTGGACCGCGACGCCCAGGTCCTCGGCGTCTCCGGCGACTCCGAGTTCGTCCACCACGCCTGGCGCAAGGACCACGCCGACCTGCGTGACCTGCCCTTCCCGATGCTGGCCGACTCCAAGCACGAGCTCATGCAGGCCTGTGGCGTGCAGGGCGAGGACGGCTTCGCGCAGCGCGCCGTCTTCATCGTCGACCAGAACAACGAGATCCAGTTCTCCATGGTGACCGCCGGCTCCGTCGGCCGTAACCCCAAGGAGGTCCTGCGGGTCCTCGACGCCCTGCAGACCGACGAGCTGTGCCCCTGCAACTGGACCAAGGGCGAGACCACCCTCGACGCCGGCGCGCTGCTGGCCGGTGAGTGACGGATGTCCCTCGACTCCCTGAAGTCCGCCATACCGGACTTCGCCAAGGACCTGAAGCTGAACCTCGGCTCGGTCGTCGGCAACCAGGACACCCTCTCGCAGCAGC comes from Streptomyces sp. NBC_01408 and encodes:
- a CDS encoding peroxiredoxin; amino-acid sequence: MLTVGDKFPTYDLTACVSLEAGSEFAQIDHKTYEGKWRVVFFWPKDFTFVCPTEIAAFGKLNEEFLDRDAQVLGVSGDSEFVHHAWRKDHADLRDLPFPMLADSKHELMQACGVQGEDGFAQRAVFIVDQNNEIQFSMVTAGSVGRNPKEVLRVLDALQTDELCPCNWTKGETTLDAGALLAGE